One region of Prosthecobacter debontii genomic DNA includes:
- a CDS encoding DUF1800 domain-containing protein yields the protein MKLGRRDLLKSAALASGGASLTGCERLTTVVNRKWLGEDVPEKLVAPENAEIDPDFHLLSRAAFGPWPGDLNRLKNMGRQAWIEEQLQPDSITDTACDLRAERFESLYFSAGDAYEFRKPVLRDELTRHALLRAIYSRRQLYEVMVEFWTDHLNIDLEKGDCIYLKPSDDRDVIRKHALGRFSDLIRASAKSPAMLVYLDGRTNKVRRGTQDQPNENYARELMELHTLGVHGGYTQEDVREAARCLTGWTFDIKRLFALDQSSAYFRKDWHDDGEKKVLGHVIAARGGPQDLDALIDIVCAHPSTARYIAQKLCRRFVSLTPPESLVDKVRDEFIRTQGDIRSLLRVILQSEEFMASGGQLIKRPFKFMVSALRALAADTQAEKPILEPLQRMGHGLFQYPTADGYPDDDLPWMGTLMWRWNLALALTANRQPGATVDLKPLSRALTQADSPLSPQKWFAHFVGRSPTSAESSAIGSAETSLPTTIGLILASPAFQRC from the coding sequence ATGAAACTGGGCCGCCGCGACTTGCTCAAATCTGCCGCCCTTGCGAGTGGCGGAGCTTCCTTAACCGGATGCGAACGTCTCACGACCGTCGTCAATCGAAAGTGGCTAGGGGAAGATGTGCCTGAAAAGCTAGTCGCGCCGGAGAATGCCGAGATTGACCCCGACTTTCATCTGCTTTCACGGGCCGCTTTTGGACCTTGGCCAGGTGACTTGAACCGCCTAAAAAACATGGGGCGCCAGGCTTGGATCGAAGAACAACTCCAGCCCGACTCGATCACGGACACAGCCTGCGACCTGAGAGCCGAACGCTTCGAATCCCTCTACTTCAGCGCCGGGGATGCGTATGAATTCCGTAAACCAGTCCTGCGAGACGAACTAACACGTCACGCTTTGCTACGTGCCATTTACAGCCGTCGCCAACTTTACGAAGTGATGGTGGAGTTTTGGACCGACCATCTCAACATAGACCTCGAAAAAGGAGACTGCATTTACCTGAAACCCAGCGATGATCGAGACGTCATCCGTAAACATGCGCTAGGCCGCTTCAGCGACCTCATCCGAGCTTCAGCGAAGTCTCCGGCGATGCTCGTTTACTTGGATGGCCGCACGAACAAAGTGCGCCGTGGCACTCAAGATCAGCCTAACGAAAATTATGCTCGGGAACTGATGGAACTCCACACCTTGGGTGTACATGGCGGTTACACCCAGGAAGATGTGCGTGAAGCCGCACGCTGTCTCACCGGTTGGACCTTTGACATCAAACGACTTTTCGCTCTCGATCAAAGCAGCGCCTATTTCCGCAAGGACTGGCATGATGACGGTGAGAAAAAGGTGCTCGGCCATGTCATCGCAGCCAGAGGAGGGCCTCAAGACTTAGATGCGCTCATCGACATCGTTTGCGCCCATCCGAGCACGGCTCGTTACATCGCTCAAAAACTTTGCCGCCGATTCGTGAGTTTGACGCCTCCTGAGTCGCTGGTGGATAAAGTGCGTGACGAATTCATTCGCACCCAAGGAGACATCCGCAGCCTGCTCCGAGTCATCCTTCAGTCGGAAGAATTCATGGCCAGCGGCGGTCAACTCATCAAAAGACCTTTCAAATTCATGGTTTCAGCGCTGCGAGCCCTCGCCGCTGATACCCAGGCCGAGAAACCCATTCTCGAACCGCTCCAACGCATGGGCCACGGACTCTTCCAGTATCCCACGGCCGACGGTTATCCCGATGATGATCTACCTTGGATGGGCACGCTCATGTGGCGCTGGAATCTGGCTCTAGCCCTGACGGCTAACCGGCAACCCGGTGCAACAGTGGATCTCAAACCCTTAAGCCGAGCCTTGACTCAGGCTGACAGTCCCTTGTCCCCCCAAAAGTGGTTCGCGCATTTCGTCGGCCGCAGTCCTACGTCAGCCGAATCGTCTGCGATCGGGTCGGCCGAAACCAGCTTGCCAACCACCATCGGCCTGATTCTCGCAAGTCCAGCCTTCCAACGCTGCTGA
- a CDS encoding type II secretion system protein GspJ, producing MNVHLSKQPSSAAGFTLLEIVVALGAFVLLLGGIFAIANGTMELGNDLAAVQDRSLIRQNFISFLRRSFRSLPGEAEIRLSVQARGSNYVPTLNFVNGGSSFTPGSALPPDTSVDLFAEERPGGYLRVALRVLDDRQTNAIRTNQTVRYTRDQEVIPLLDNVSQFEWRFYDAASNRWENNWKQPRRPMLAEMTLKLDDGFETRAVFWIPPVLPNPISGAALQPNGLPNNPVPNPDGTVPPPETPPDGQPLPETQ from the coding sequence ATGAACGTGCACCTCTCCAAACAACCCTCTTCGGCGGCAGGATTTACACTCCTCGAGATCGTCGTTGCGTTGGGAGCCTTTGTTTTGCTTTTAGGTGGTATCTTCGCCATCGCGAATGGCACCATGGAGCTGGGCAACGATCTCGCTGCTGTGCAGGATCGCTCTTTGATCCGGCAAAACTTCATTTCGTTCTTGCGTCGATCTTTTCGTAGCTTGCCAGGGGAAGCGGAAATTCGCTTGTCCGTTCAAGCGCGTGGTAGCAACTACGTGCCGACTCTGAATTTTGTGAACGGGGGTTCATCCTTTACGCCAGGTTCAGCGCTGCCTCCAGATACGAGTGTGGATCTCTTTGCCGAGGAACGACCTGGCGGTTATCTACGAGTCGCCTTGAGAGTGCTGGATGACCGTCAAACCAACGCTATTCGGACGAATCAGACTGTGCGTTATACGCGTGATCAGGAGGTGATTCCGCTGCTCGATAATGTCAGCCAATTTGAATGGAGATTTTATGATGCGGCCAGCAATCGCTGGGAAAACAATTGGAAGCAGCCCCGACGTCCAATGCTCGCCGAGATGACTTTGAAGTTGGATGATGGGTTCGAGACACGCGCGGTCTTTTGGATTCCTCCTGTGTTGCCAAACCCGATTTCTGGGGCGGCTCTGCAACCGAATGGATTGCCCAACAATCCGGTGCCGAATCCGGATGGAACCGTGCCGCCCCCTGAAACTCCCCCAGACGGTCAACCGCTGCCAGAAACTCAATAG
- a CDS encoding ROK family protein encodes MRTKPADQTQLLAAILLQLRGQHAVSRSGLAKLMGLSPSTVGIYVDHLTAMGYVHESGLEQGPMGRPQRRLHLNENVGWFCGVEFNAERVQAVRVDFAGQQRAAVARPLPHRVDTRTVLDEIARAVNDLSQIGSGEMLSLGFGVPGLVSPTEGIAVHYSFIPDWRRIPIVQDMRARFPGRVNITLENNLRAIALAERWFGGGRQLDDYVILGPRRGFGVAIMKNGQLVQGGHHAAGEIGRWPWPLDSRGAEVHDELSAPAVWRRLTHSAHHAPLPKDLHTAFQAFATDESEVWHEIATDFGRVMGLLHLLLDAKSYFLHGPLTALGERFCREIVRQTVRLNPALAQMQPTIVPSSLGDEAGALGAACLAMEAWVPDLSFTKISQPA; translated from the coding sequence ATGCGCACCAAGCCCGCCGACCAGACTCAGCTTCTCGCCGCTATTCTGCTCCAGCTCAGGGGGCAGCATGCGGTGTCACGCAGTGGTTTGGCCAAGTTGATGGGACTGTCGCCCTCCACCGTGGGTATCTATGTCGATCATCTCACTGCCATGGGTTATGTTCATGAGTCCGGCCTTGAGCAGGGTCCCATGGGTCGCCCCCAACGCAGGCTGCATCTCAACGAAAATGTCGGTTGGTTCTGTGGGGTAGAGTTCAATGCGGAGCGAGTGCAGGCGGTGCGGGTGGACTTTGCTGGTCAGCAAAGAGCGGCCGTCGCGCGGCCGCTTCCTCACCGCGTGGATACACGCACCGTTCTGGATGAAATCGCAAGAGCCGTCAATGATCTCAGCCAGATTGGCAGCGGCGAGATGCTATCTCTGGGATTTGGGGTGCCCGGTTTAGTGTCCCCCACGGAAGGCATTGCGGTCCACTATTCCTTCATTCCCGATTGGCGTCGCATCCCCATCGTCCAAGACATGCGCGCCCGTTTTCCTGGCCGTGTCAATATTACCCTGGAAAACAACCTTCGCGCCATTGCTCTCGCTGAACGCTGGTTCGGAGGGGGGCGCCAGCTCGACGACTATGTCATCCTGGGACCTCGTCGAGGCTTCGGCGTGGCCATCATGAAGAATGGGCAGCTGGTTCAAGGCGGGCATCATGCGGCTGGCGAGATTGGGCGCTGGCCTTGGCCTCTCGATTCTCGTGGTGCCGAAGTGCATGATGAACTCAGTGCACCTGCCGTTTGGCGACGCCTGACCCATTCGGCCCACCATGCGCCGCTGCCTAAAGACCTTCACACAGCTTTCCAAGCCTTTGCCACAGACGAGAGTGAGGTCTGGCACGAAATCGCCACTGACTTTGGTCGAGTGATGGGGCTGCTCCATCTGCTGCTAGATGCCAAGAGTTATTTTCTCCATGGTCCTCTCACCGCCTTAGGAGAGCGCTTTTGCCGGGAAATCGTCCGTCAGACGGTGAGATTAAACCCGGCGCTCGCACAAATGCAGCCAACCATCGTTCCTTCAAGCTTAGGCGACGAAGCAGGAGCGCTAGGGGCTGCTTGTTTAGCCATGGAGGCATGGGTTCCAGATCTCAGTTTCACCAAAATCAGCCAGCCTGCATGA
- a CDS encoding alpha/beta hydrolase family protein, which translates to MKLLCTFFFATLTLASAEQVGPWNLDKLKQAPKMQWLDQKAPVQSLLYEGEEFEGNPTEVFAFYASPITLREAKPGTKFPGVVLIHGGGGTAFADWAYLWAKRGYAAIAMDLAGSRPPEPVYDAKTGAPTGHQSDSKLRTRLAKGGPFHGHEEKFDSIGGTTSDDWPFHAAASVIRAHSLLRSFPEVEADHTAVTGISWGGYTTCLVASLDDRFKAAVPVYGCGFLFEGESVQKPAIDKLGDRRADWIREYDPSSLLPRCQVPILFVNGTNDIHYPLDSYMKSFNAVPGEKQIRIQVKMSHGHPPGWAPKEIGLFIDSKCRGGVPLAVPGKPERVGEQVVVSYSSSSPIKSAQLHYTTDGDLRSKRNWQSLEATVSEGKVTAPQPPAEANTWFVSLTDERGAMVTTTVQFQP; encoded by the coding sequence ATGAAATTGCTATGCACCTTCTTCTTCGCTACTCTCACCCTCGCCTCGGCAGAACAGGTGGGTCCATGGAATCTGGACAAGCTCAAACAAGCTCCCAAGATGCAGTGGTTGGATCAAAAGGCCCCGGTGCAATCGCTCTTGTATGAAGGGGAGGAATTCGAGGGGAACCCGACGGAGGTTTTTGCGTTTTATGCCTCTCCGATCACTCTGAGAGAGGCCAAACCTGGCACGAAGTTTCCTGGGGTGGTTTTGATTCACGGGGGCGGAGGCACTGCGTTCGCAGATTGGGCCTACTTATGGGCTAAGCGTGGCTATGCGGCGATCGCGATGGATTTAGCAGGATCTCGCCCTCCTGAACCTGTCTATGATGCGAAGACGGGAGCGCCGACAGGACATCAGTCGGATTCTAAACTGCGCACTCGATTGGCTAAGGGTGGGCCCTTTCATGGACATGAGGAGAAGTTTGATAGCATAGGCGGCACTACGTCGGATGACTGGCCTTTCCACGCCGCTGCGAGTGTCATCCGCGCGCATTCCCTCTTGCGCTCTTTCCCTGAAGTGGAGGCGGATCACACCGCAGTGACCGGTATCAGTTGGGGAGGCTATACGACTTGCCTCGTCGCTTCGTTGGATGATCGTTTTAAAGCGGCAGTGCCTGTGTATGGCTGTGGATTTTTGTTTGAAGGCGAATCGGTGCAAAAGCCTGCGATCGATAAGCTGGGAGACCGTCGTGCGGACTGGATTCGGGAATACGATCCTTCCAGCCTTCTGCCGCGTTGTCAGGTTCCCATCCTTTTTGTGAATGGGACCAATGACATTCATTACCCGCTGGATAGTTACATGAAGAGTTTCAATGCGGTGCCGGGCGAGAAGCAGATTCGTATCCAGGTGAAGATGTCTCACGGACACCCTCCGGGCTGGGCTCCCAAGGAGATCGGATTATTCATTGACTCCAAGTGTCGCGGCGGGGTGCCTCTTGCAGTTCCAGGCAAACCTGAACGGGTAGGAGAACAGGTGGTGGTTAGCTATTCTTCCAGCTCACCGATTAAAAGTGCCCAGCTTCATTACACCACAGATGGAGATTTGAGATCGAAACGGAATTGGCAAAGCCTGGAAGCGACCGTATCCGAAGGCAAGGTGACTGCTCCTCAGCCACCCGCAGAAGCGAACACTTGGTTCGTCTCTCTCACCGATGAGCGGGGAGCCATGGTGACCACGACGGTCCAGTTCCAGCCCTGA
- a CDS encoding sulfatase family protein, with product MRFLILFWLLSLSIYDLSAQPNIVYIIADDHTYRDFGFMGSREAQTPHLDKLASQSARFVNGYVTTSLCSPSLGVMLTGRYPHQSGLTYNHPPPGNSGFNKMTSRAEYELTRSPAFNLIRKQPTLPRTLGELRYRSLQTGKFWEGHFSNAGFTEGMTLFQPRPGQEYGGNRVLKGGELAAHGNGDHGLQIGRETMQPIADFLDRQKPDQPFFIWYAPFLPHQPHDSPQRYYDLYQGKGIPEHRIPYLASVSQFDDTVGLLMEMIESRGLASNTLIVFLSDNGWTPSTQREKKRPVEFAHTEESKYSPFEDGLRTPILFRWDGHIKPATHEQLVSSVDLLPTVLEAIGHPAAISNLPGHSLWKAALGTPTLEDKPVYGEIYPGDASALGQPSQDIAYRWVRQGALKLLIPHRHQGKPAWGNYLNEVALYNVVEDPEEKNNLAGTHPEEVKRLRQILNSWWNPGDDSSVPQP from the coding sequence ATGCGTTTCTTGATCCTTTTCTGGCTCCTATCACTGAGCATTTACGATCTTTCGGCACAGCCTAACATTGTTTACATTATCGCTGACGATCACACCTACCGAGATTTCGGTTTTATGGGAAGCCGTGAGGCTCAGACCCCTCATCTCGACAAACTGGCATCCCAATCCGCTCGCTTCGTCAACGGCTACGTCACCACGAGTCTCTGCAGCCCCTCTCTCGGTGTGATGCTGACCGGCCGCTACCCTCATCAAAGCGGCCTCACCTACAATCACCCGCCCCCTGGCAACAGCGGTTTTAACAAAATGACATCGCGTGCCGAATACGAGCTGACACGAAGCCCGGCCTTCAATCTCATTCGAAAGCAGCCCACCCTGCCCCGCACGCTTGGAGAGCTGCGTTATCGCTCGTTGCAGACGGGTAAATTTTGGGAGGGACATTTCTCCAACGCGGGTTTCACCGAAGGCATGACCCTGTTTCAGCCACGTCCAGGACAGGAATACGGAGGCAACCGTGTGCTGAAGGGAGGCGAACTCGCTGCCCATGGCAATGGCGATCACGGCTTGCAGATTGGCCGCGAAACCATGCAGCCCATTGCGGACTTCTTGGATCGCCAAAAACCGGATCAGCCTTTTTTCATCTGGTATGCACCTTTTCTGCCGCACCAGCCCCACGACTCCCCTCAGCGTTACTATGATCTTTATCAGGGCAAAGGCATCCCAGAACATCGCATCCCTTACCTCGCCTCCGTGAGCCAGTTTGATGATACCGTCGGGCTATTGATGGAAATGATCGAGTCACGTGGGCTTGCCTCAAATACTTTGATCGTCTTCCTCTCTGACAACGGCTGGACACCCAGCACCCAGCGTGAGAAAAAGCGCCCCGTAGAATTCGCTCACACCGAAGAGAGCAAGTATTCACCGTTCGAAGACGGATTGCGCACCCCCATCCTTTTCCGTTGGGATGGCCACATCAAACCAGCCACGCATGAGCAACTCGTCAGCAGTGTGGATCTCCTGCCCACGGTTTTGGAAGCGATTGGTCACCCCGCAGCCATCTCGAATCTCCCGGGCCATAGCCTATGGAAAGCGGCACTCGGCACCCCCACGCTCGAAGACAAGCCTGTGTATGGAGAGATCTATCCGGGCGACGCCAGTGCCTTGGGTCAGCCATCTCAAGACATTGCCTATCGTTGGGTCCGGCAAGGCGCTTTGAAACTGCTGATCCCGCATAGGCATCAGGGCAAACCTGCTTGGGGAAACTACCTGAACGAAGTCGCTCTCTACAACGTCGTGGAAGATCCCGAAGAAAAAAACAACCTCGCAGGCACTCACCCCGAAGAGGTCAAGCGCCTGCGGCAAATCCTGAATTCTTGGTGGAATCCGGGGGATGATTCGTCGGTCCCCCAACCCTGA
- a CDS encoding general secretion pathway protein GspK, whose translation MMSLTQPSLQPSSRRMGERGAALLAVLWVIALLIGLVAATSMLLMQDVELAAVKRQVFRARMLAEAGLAIAMNPDIKPDDPLLRRRVAEDEGFIVEMTGEDGMLNPNVLLQREDRETLRRIFLYWGLNVQQANILIDRLLDWVDTDDFSRVQGGESKLYGRTGMPFNRPFRSIEEMAMVSGMELVEELYPNWRNWFSVYASGTLDVNEAEPEIVAAVTGADIRFAQNLRAQRVGRDGILNTEDDNPMPDLQSALAILGIPGDPQVMASILSVQSSTRRILVKVQVGDLQRQTAAVVRGAIGQGTTAILWMGER comes from the coding sequence ATGATGTCTCTAACCCAACCTAGCCTTCAGCCGTCTTCTCGCCGTATGGGTGAGCGGGGGGCTGCACTTTTGGCTGTGCTATGGGTCATTGCTCTATTGATTGGCCTGGTCGCGGCAACCTCCATGCTGCTGATGCAAGATGTGGAACTGGCTGCGGTGAAGCGTCAAGTTTTTCGCGCTCGGATGCTTGCTGAAGCTGGGTTGGCGATTGCCATGAACCCGGACATTAAGCCTGATGATCCGTTACTGCGGCGTCGGGTGGCCGAGGATGAAGGTTTCATTGTGGAGATGACCGGGGAGGATGGGATGCTCAATCCGAATGTACTTTTGCAGCGGGAGGATCGAGAGACTTTGCGCCGCATTTTTCTTTATTGGGGGCTCAATGTTCAACAAGCCAATATCTTGATTGATCGGCTGTTAGACTGGGTGGATACCGATGACTTTAGTCGCGTCCAAGGGGGTGAAAGTAAGTTGTATGGACGCACTGGGATGCCCTTCAATCGCCCCTTTCGATCCATTGAAGAGATGGCCATGGTCAGTGGCATGGAACTTGTGGAAGAGCTTTATCCTAATTGGCGCAATTGGTTCAGCGTTTACGCCAGTGGCACTTTGGATGTGAACGAAGCTGAGCCCGAGATCGTGGCTGCGGTGACGGGGGCCGATATTCGCTTCGCTCAGAATCTGCGGGCTCAGCGTGTCGGTCGGGATGGCATTCTGAACACTGAGGATGATAACCCGATGCCTGACTTGCAGAGTGCTCTCGCCATCTTGGGCATACCTGGAGACCCCCAGGTGATGGCTTCGATTCTATCGGTGCAGAGCAGCACTCGGAGAATTTTGGTCAAAGTGCAGGTGGGAGATTTACAGCGCCAGACGGCCGCCGTTGTGCGCGGAGCGATCGGGCAGGGAACGACGGCAATTCTCTGGATGGGAGAACGTTGA
- a CDS encoding AraC family transcriptional regulator, with product MTTKILQVAMLVDTSRSYGQDIVAGVRRYVAEHGPWSLYLEPRDLLSSYPAWLEQWPGDGILARTGDAAMLQRLKATGLPVIELRDSSPDQPFPFVGMDNSEIGVRVAVHLRSRGFQRFAAYLDPTLDFFRERIQRFTETVCAEGFECPVFEAFSTSQRPRWDEHQKALGDWLASLEKPVGVFASNDQLGFWLLDAARRAGISVPEEVAVVGAENDKLLCETAWPPLSSVQLRGQAVGYTASKMLHEWMLTGQRPPQRTLIPAGDFVIRQSSDIVAVEDPRLARALTFIRQHATENISVNDVARAAALSRSSLERRMKQQIGRSPGEEINRIRFGLVERLLTQTDLTLDAIAERAGFTHPQYMAEAFRKRHDETPGQYRQRRKI from the coding sequence ATGACCACCAAGATCCTCCAGGTGGCGATGCTGGTGGACACATCTCGCTCTTACGGTCAAGACATCGTCGCCGGAGTGAGGCGCTATGTGGCAGAGCATGGCCCTTGGTCACTCTATCTGGAACCTCGTGACCTACTTTCCAGTTATCCTGCTTGGCTGGAGCAATGGCCTGGAGATGGCATCCTCGCCCGCACGGGTGATGCCGCCATGCTTCAGCGCCTTAAAGCCACCGGCTTGCCTGTCATCGAACTGCGTGACTCCTCTCCCGATCAGCCCTTCCCCTTCGTGGGCATGGACAACAGTGAGATCGGAGTGCGCGTGGCCGTGCATCTCCGCAGTCGCGGCTTTCAGCGTTTTGCCGCCTATCTGGACCCAACGCTCGACTTCTTTCGGGAGAGGATTCAGCGTTTCACGGAAACCGTCTGTGCGGAGGGATTCGAATGCCCGGTGTTTGAAGCCTTTTCCACCAGTCAACGGCCGCGCTGGGATGAACATCAAAAAGCTCTTGGAGATTGGCTAGCCTCTTTAGAGAAGCCAGTGGGTGTCTTTGCCAGCAACGATCAGCTCGGCTTTTGGCTGCTCGATGCCGCTCGGCGGGCGGGAATCTCCGTGCCCGAAGAAGTCGCTGTGGTTGGGGCTGAAAATGACAAGCTCCTCTGTGAAACGGCTTGGCCTCCACTTTCCAGCGTTCAACTCCGCGGACAAGCGGTTGGTTATACCGCCTCCAAGATGCTGCATGAGTGGATGCTCACAGGTCAGCGCCCTCCCCAGCGCACCTTGATCCCGGCCGGCGATTTTGTGATTCGCCAATCTTCCGATATCGTGGCGGTGGAAGATCCTCGGCTTGCCAGAGCCCTCACGTTTATCCGCCAACATGCGACCGAGAACATCAGTGTGAATGATGTGGCGAGAGCTGCCGCTTTGTCTCGCAGTTCACTGGAGCGGCGCATGAAACAGCAAATCGGCCGTTCTCCAGGAGAAGAGATCAACCGCATCCGTTTTGGCCTTGTCGAGCGCTTACTCACTCAGACGGATCTCACTCTCGATGCCATTGCCGAACGCGCCGGCTTCACCCATCCGCAATACATGGCTGAAGCCTTCCGCAAACGTCATGACGAAACTCCTGGTCAATACCGCCAGCGCCGCAAAATCTGA
- a CDS encoding ROK family transcriptional regulator, with the protein MRSPEETRHKLAEAVLHIRSGQATSRKTLADLMSLSPTTAGFYVDHLIESGLLKESGLEQGKMGRPKRTLSTVAEAGWFAGIEFNADRIQIAQVAFSGEVLTAESSPLPPEADAREVMSRITTTLATLNRRTGHPLLGIGVGAPGVVDPIQGLALDYAFISGWTQIPIQHRLQKRFQVPVTVENNLRTIALAERWFGAGKQMDDYVILGPRSGFGIAIVNQGKLLRGRHYAAGEIGRWPWQTGEQKGEVHDAMTAPAVWRRLSGMSQRSRLPEDLRKALLNLDARSSPAWSAVIHDYAQVIGQLHFILDAEAYFLHGPLTALGSAFCQSISDQACLLMPSLKPIPPQVLPSELGDEAGALGAASLAMEAWSPMLTPSA; encoded by the coding sequence ATGAGAAGTCCTGAAGAAACCCGCCATAAACTCGCCGAAGCGGTCCTGCACATCCGCAGTGGGCAGGCCACTTCACGAAAGACCTTGGCGGATCTGATGAGTCTCTCGCCCACCACAGCGGGTTTCTACGTGGATCACCTGATCGAATCAGGCTTGCTGAAGGAATCTGGCTTGGAACAAGGTAAGATGGGCCGCCCCAAACGCACCCTGAGCACCGTTGCTGAGGCAGGTTGGTTTGCCGGAATCGAGTTCAATGCAGACCGCATCCAGATCGCTCAAGTCGCCTTCTCGGGAGAAGTACTCACAGCGGAATCCTCGCCTTTGCCTCCCGAGGCCGATGCCCGGGAGGTGATGTCTCGCATCACCACGACTTTGGCCACCTTGAATCGGCGAACTGGTCATCCTCTGCTTGGCATAGGCGTGGGCGCTCCTGGAGTGGTGGACCCGATTCAGGGCCTCGCCCTGGACTATGCTTTTATTTCCGGTTGGACCCAGATCCCCATCCAGCACCGCCTTCAAAAACGCTTTCAGGTGCCTGTAACAGTGGAAAATAATCTGCGCACCATTGCCCTAGCTGAACGCTGGTTCGGTGCAGGCAAGCAGATGGACGACTACGTCATCCTGGGCCCACGCAGTGGGTTTGGCATCGCCATCGTGAATCAAGGCAAGTTACTCCGAGGGCGTCATTATGCTGCGGGTGAAATCGGCCGTTGGCCTTGGCAAACAGGGGAGCAGAAGGGCGAGGTTCATGACGCCATGACAGCACCGGCGGTGTGGCGAAGATTGAGCGGAATGAGTCAGCGCAGCCGGTTGCCCGAAGATCTCCGCAAGGCTCTGCTGAATTTGGATGCTCGCTCATCGCCTGCTTGGTCGGCAGTGATCCATGACTATGCGCAAGTCATTGGCCAGCTTCATTTCATCCTGGATGCCGAGGCCTACTTTCTTCATGGTCCACTGACCGCTTTAGGCTCTGCATTCTGCCAGTCCATTTCTGACCAGGCCTGCCTGCTCATGCCCAGCCTGAAGCCCATCCCGCCTCAGGTCTTACCCTCCGAACTCGGAGATGAAGCGGGTGCGCTCGGTGCCGCCAGCTTGGCCATGGAAGCGTGGTCGCCTATGCTGACGCCTTCGGCCTAA
- a CDS encoding DUF1501 domain-containing protein, giving the protein MSSLTRRALLSKLAFAVSASKMEEESHTLIHVFLRGGADTLNLWVPYADDRYYHLRPSLAIKAPGTGSECAIRVNEHYGLHPAMKPLEAAFKEGRLGAVQSVGADNTSGSHFECQDQMEHGDSMLGIPAGGGWLGRFLRLQPTISASPLSAIAIGTTLPESLRGAPSASVLEHIEDISIRTPAGKNEPVITALNQLYGADVSLLGQRGIETLTLFRRVASLQHGNDTPAYGADYPKSPFGSGLREIARLVKARLGLKIACIDLGGWDTHFFQGNSSGQQAEQIQILAQGLAALELDLKDHRSRYTVMITTEFGRRVYENASLGTDHGRGFALMALGDRVHGGHVLGDWPIQADDDVNLNTPGPGGLVMETDYRHVFAEVLRGSLGLDHEQEHRLFPNFKAKPIGLMKATT; this is encoded by the coding sequence ATGTCCTCCCTCACCCGACGCGCCCTGTTATCCAAACTCGCTTTTGCCGTCTCTGCTTCAAAGATGGAGGAGGAGAGCCATACTCTGATCCATGTCTTCCTCCGAGGGGGTGCAGACACGCTCAATCTGTGGGTTCCTTATGCGGATGACCGCTACTACCACCTACGCCCGTCATTGGCTATCAAAGCTCCAGGAACCGGTTCTGAATGCGCCATTCGTGTGAACGAACACTACGGCCTTCACCCGGCTATGAAACCGCTGGAGGCCGCATTCAAAGAAGGCAGGCTGGGCGCCGTGCAATCCGTGGGCGCGGATAACACCAGCGGCTCTCATTTTGAATGCCAGGACCAGATGGAACATGGAGACTCCATGCTAGGCATTCCTGCAGGAGGAGGCTGGCTGGGGCGTTTTCTCAGACTCCAGCCGACCATCTCTGCTTCGCCGCTTTCCGCCATCGCCATCGGCACCACCTTGCCGGAATCCCTGAGAGGCGCTCCTTCCGCCAGTGTGCTGGAACACATTGAGGATATCAGCATCCGCACGCCCGCTGGCAAAAATGAACCGGTCATCACGGCGTTAAATCAACTCTACGGAGCTGACGTGAGTTTGTTAGGCCAGCGGGGTATCGAGACATTGACTCTGTTTCGTCGTGTGGCCTCCTTGCAGCATGGCAATGATACCCCCGCTTATGGGGCAGACTATCCCAAATCGCCCTTCGGCAGCGGGCTACGTGAAATTGCCCGGCTGGTGAAAGCTCGATTGGGACTAAAGATTGCCTGCATTGATCTAGGCGGCTGGGACACGCATTTTTTTCAAGGCAACAGCAGCGGCCAGCAAGCCGAACAAATTCAAATTCTGGCCCAAGGCCTCGCAGCTTTAGAACTGGATTTAAAAGATCACCGTTCCCGCTACACCGTCATGATTACGACCGAATTCGGGCGGCGAGTTTATGAGAATGCTTCGTTAGGCACCGATCACGGGCGTGGTTTTGCTTTGATGGCATTGGGTGACCGTGTGCATGGCGGGCACGTCCTTGGAGACTGGCCCATCCAAGCTGATGATGATGTCAATCTTAACACACCAGGCCCGGGTGGACTGGTGATGGAAACCGATTATCGGCACGTGTTCGCGGAGGTCTTGCGTGGCAGCCTCGGCCTGGACCATGAGCAGGAGCATCGCCTCTTTCCTAACTTCAAGGCCAAGCCCATCGGCCTTATGAAGGCCACCACATGA